The stretch of DNA AAACCGTGCCCCTTTTCGTCCAATCAGCGCGCAGAGCGTTCGCCCGCCGCTGATTGGCTCCTTCTCACTTCACAGTGCCCAATCAGGCGGCTACTTTAACAACCAATCAGCGGCCGAGCATGTGCCCAATCAGCGCCGAGAAACCGGAGCACGGCCTTTGTGTCTTGTGACGCCACGGCGCCGGCGGAGGTCCCGGCCAATGGAAAGGCGCGCTGTTTCCAGGCATTGTGAGGTCACCGCGCCGTGTGCCGCCCCCGCTATAAAATGCGGgtccccgcggcggggagggcgcagTGAGGGGGTAGTTGGCTGTGGAGCGGGTCGTAGCGGGAGCAGCGCAGGCTTCAGCGCGCACGGATACCGGCACCGGCGCTTCCTTCTTCTCCGAAAGGTGAGTGGCGGCCGCCGGGCGCGATCGGCAGCGGGCGACGGTGCTATGCGGCCCTTGGCCGTCTTCTTTCCCCCTTGGCGGACAGGCCGGGCCTTGCCTACGTGCCTGGAGTCACGactgttccccctcccccctctcctccgGGGCGGcctgagaggaagaggaggcggtGTGACTCAGTCCACTtcccccggggaggggagcggccgggccgcgccacgACGCGAAGCGGGGGTGTGAGGGGGCCGtgactcctccttctcctcccggGGGAGGCCGCTGGCCGCCTGCCTGCCCcgacggcgggggaggggggcagcccgCCGGCATCTGCCGCCTCTGGGGCTTGAGGGGATTGTGGTGGGGGAAGGGATTCGGATTCTTATCGCTGGGCCGGGCCTGGCGATCGTGCTGCCGCGGGGGTCGGGCGAACTGGGCCGTGTGTCACGCGTGCCTGTCTCCGTAGATAAGTGAAGAAAAATGGCCCGTACAAAGCAGACCGCCCGCAAGTCCACTGGGGGGAAGGCTCCGCGCAAGCAGCTGGCCACTAAGGCGGCCCGGAAAAGCGCCCCCTCTACTGGCGGCGTCAAGAAGCCTCACCGCTACAGGTAAGGCCGCCGGgacggcctggcccggcccggccctgcccggcgccgcccccaTCCCGGCTCACGccgctccctccttcctcctcccaggcCGGGCACCGTGGCGCTCCGCGAGATCCGCCGTTACCAGAAGTCCACGGAGCTGCTGATCCGCAAGCTGCCCTTCCAGCGGCTGGTCAGGGAAATCGCCCAGGACTTCAAAACAGACTTGAGGTTCCAGAGTGCAGCCATTGGTGCACTGCAGGTATTGCTGGCAGCCCGCTGGGCCTCGACACTTGCGGCACGGAGTGTGCCTCGCTGAGGGTTGCTAATGACGTTTCTTCTTGTGCTCTTGAAACAGGAGGCCAGCGAAGCATATCTGGTGGGTCTGTTTGAAGACACAAACCTGTGCGCCATCCATGCCAAGAGAGTCACCATCATGCCCAAAGATATCCAGTTGGCTCGCAGGATACGGGGGGAGAGGGCTTAAGTGAAGGCTGTTTTTATGGTGTTTTGTAGTAAATTCTGTAAAATACTTTGGTTTTAATTTGTGACTTTTTTGTAAGAAATTGTTTATAATATGTTGCATTTGTACTTAAGTCATTCCATCTTTCACTCAGGATGAATGCTAAAAGTGACTGTTCACATAAACCTCAGTGATGTGAGCCTTGTTGCTCAGGAGTGACAAGTTGCTAATATGCAGAAGGGATGGGTGATCTTTCTTGCTTCTCATGCATGTTTCTGTATGTTAATGACTTGTTGGGTAGCTAAACTTGTAAGGTACTAGAATTGATATAAATGTGTACAGGGTCCTTTTGCAATAAAACTGGTTATGACTTGATCCAAGTGTTTAACAATTGGGGCTGTTAGTCTGACCATACATCACTGTGATCAAATGTGGACTTTTTCAGAGGGTGAAACTACAAGTCTTAACCACAGTGTAACTTACAGTTTCCTAAAAACGTAAACCTGGCAGCTATAGAATACACTATGTGCATTTATAATAGCTATTTTATATATTGTAGTgtcaacatttttaaattaaatgttttacaTTCACATGTGAGGAGTCTTTGTCatttggtttgtatgggcttgaAGAAGCTTATTCCTTCTGCTCCAGTATGTTAGCAGTAGATGCATGTAATACTGGAATGCTGCTGTGGCAACATAGTCTGCCAACAAAATGGAGAACTTGTTGCTCTCTAGGAGTGTTTCCTTAGTTTGAGTCATCTTGAGCTAGGCCAGTAAGAGCAGAGCTGAACCCTACAGTACAGCTGTGGGGAAGAGTGATATTCTTGACAGGCCTAGgctaggcaatttttttttttaaagtgtaactGCTTATCTCTCTTAGGGCTGGGCATAAAGAGCTAGAACTAAGTTGTGTgtgtttcatgtttctttttttaatcctcttccTTTCCATCCTTACAATGGGGGAAGCTTATTGGAAGTCTTTTGACTGCTCTGCATGAAACAAAGGCACCAGCTCTTGCTCTGGTTAAGTCTCCACTGTGAGGAGACCTCAGGTGCTCAGGCAGTGTGTGTGCAGCTGCTGGTCTGAAACcctgccctctgcctctcctaTGTTTCTGTGGGAGCAGAACACTGTGGGTATTGTATTAACTTGGTCTTAATCACGTGCTAGAAGTACAAGATAGCATGCACTAATTATACAACCTGAAAGCCTACAGGCTTGGAGAGGTTGACTTAGCTCTCTCTAAGAGTCTCATTTTTTATCTCAGTTTTTCTGACTGAACAGGATTATACACCAACCTTTACTTTGGAATATTCCTTCAGGCTTTCTGCTAACACAGCTCTGGTTTTCTTAATAGTGCCTCTGGGAACAGCTTTACCTAATTTAGCTGAGGTAAAGGAAAGCTGCTGCTCAGACTACATTGAAATAGAGGTAATTAACATTTAAAGAGCTAGGCCAGCTATCCTCAGCCCTTAAAAAAGGGGGATACACTAGTGAGGCTAAAGTTGGAACAGAAATAGCATGGGGAAGTAGCTGAAGTTAGTCCATTTTGATTTATTTCAATGAAATTTAAAGCTCTCTGGAAAAAGTGACAttttaggaggaaaaagcagTAGTTTGTACAAAAGAGAGTGGACACAGTAAATCAACATGGGCCTTTTGTGTAATTAAGACAGGATGCATTTAAAGCCCTTCCTTCCACAAGGCTGCCCTGACTAGTTTAAAAATACCAGTTCATAAGAGTCGGAACCTGCATCTTATTCCAAGACGGCTGCTGTCAGGATTGCCATGTTTCGGACTAAGGCTGGGCTGTGGACAGGGCTGGGTcaccagggtgctgggaggaagctcatggctagagccactgctctcccttatCAGACAAACCACTCAGTGTGTTTAAATCCTGCAGCTGGAGAAACAAGCACTTATTACCACTCACTCTTACACAATTTCCTCAACACCCTTTCCTACTCTGGTCCCAGAGGTACTTGAAACATGCACCACCACATTAATACCATCATTGCATCTGCCACATAGCTACTAAAAATGTTTAAAGCCTAAatcttaaatcatttttaaacatgttttctcACTTACAAACCCATAGGGAAAAAGAATTCATTGCATCTAAATTGTAAACTAAATTGGTTTAAAGGGCTAGATCAAAGTTAAGCAAAGACGATGCTATTATCATCTTAGCAACTTTATTTGACACACTTGAGAGctggtttaacatcttcactgCAAAACATCCTTGCTGCACAGGCTTCAACAAGTCACTTAGTACCTCTgcactatctgtaaaatgtggATAACGGATACCTCAAAGGTACCGGAAAGAAATCTGAGCGACTCGGCTAGCGTGAATGGAACCGCAAGATGCGTCTCAGCACTTCCCAGCCACTGGTCTCAAAATACAGTAATAAGGCAGGTATGTCCAGCTGACAGGTACAACCTGTCAAGGAACCATCTGGCAGCAACACCTGTTAGCCCACCAGAAACCTGAGGATCACTGGTGGCCTGAGGGGCCATGTAATTTGGGAAACACGGCCAAAAATGTATTTAGGCAAGTTAAAAATAGGAATTCCAAGTGATGGAACTTGTTAATGGTTGGTTTGGTTCTAAATTGCATTAGCAGGCTAGGCTCCTGGTGGaaaagtatgttttaaaataacatccCTCGAAAACAAAGTTTCCTCCAAGTAGTTAGTGGAAACAATGAAACATCTGGGTATGCCTAGAAgctgtttcttaaaataaaatcattgtcTAGCGATtctaaaaaaaagcagaaaactaacaaaaaaaaattaagttagatCTTGCATGTGGTAGAATGGAATAGCAATTCTTGGCATTCCATACTTTTACTGTAATTAtatctgaagaaataaaatgttccctTACCAATTCTCTTGATAATTTCCTCACATTCTTGCTCAGAATTCGATTCAAACACTAGACAGTCAAATGTGCTCCCTTCAGGGCTCTCTGGGGAAACGCTAAATATGGAAACACATACATTAGCAGGCAAAAAGAAATCCAGTACTTAGCAGTGACACTGGAAGCCAGGCAGCGTCTTAGCAGCATCTTGTAATCACATAAGCAACAGCGCAGCTCATCTGGATGGACTTTAGCTTTTCTAAGACCCACAGCCTTCAAATCTCAAGTCAAATCTCAACCCTGCTACACATATTGTACCATGTGCTGGCTAAATCTTTACTGGCAATGCATTTGAGGGCCACTCACGCCACGTCCAGCTCAAAGCCCTTCGAGGCAGTAAGCAGACAGGTCATTCAGACACTGCTCTGGGTGAGCGGTCTTCGCATGGGACCCCCGCTTGTGGGGTCAGCTCTGCATCACGCAGAAAAGACCAGCGACTCGCCCCTGCTCAATGCAGCATCTGCTTCTCGCCGCTGCACTTCCGTTTCCTCGACACCCGTTTTAGATCATGCACGAACACATGCTCCATAGCCACGCGTCCCTTGTCTGGGCATCCCGGCCAGGCTTAGCCCACAAGCAACACTTACTTACACAACGCAGAAGGCAAATAAATTGCTGCTGCCCAAGTGGCGTCCCACACAGGAGATCTCTGGATAGGGGTAGCGGAACAGGACCTACGCAGGGAATCGGAGGGAGAGTGTGTTAAGGCAAGGCTGCAGTGGGCCTGGCTGTGGATCCGGTTCATCCCTGGAGCTGGTCCTGCCACTGAATTTTGGACAGGGGTGATGCACAGctgcttggggcgggggggggggggggggggtgggaaccGACTTTGCAACAAGCAGAGCAACCACAGGTACAAACCAGACCAGTCCTCTTCCCCCACTGCTATGCGAATCCGAAGCTCAATGTGCTCCCTACAAGCCAGAAACAAGCAAAAGGAAAGTCTGACGGTGTTGATCCTCCACATCACTCGGCCAGTCGGCGCCAGACCACGTGTCTCGCTGGGTCAGTATCTCTGCAACAGCACCTACTCAGCTGCTCCCTTAAGCAGCTGTTGGGAAGCAGCATGCACAGAGCTACCCCGGACCCGCAGCCCGTGATGGACAGCGTGGGGACTGTCTGACATCGCCCGGCTCAGGAAAGCGTGTTCAGCCCCCGTGGATTACAACCCTGCCTAACACCATGCCCAGGCGCTGCCCTGCATCCACCTCCCCGCACACCGTGGCCACCTGAACAGTCAAGGTCCCAGCCCGACTGGGAGAGTTTCGGCTAACCTCAGGCATCACTCTCTCACCTTGGAAGAAGTCTTCTCTTGGATGAGGACTTCTGTTTCCCTCACATCAAATAAAACCTCCtgaatggggaaaaagaaaaaaaaagaaaaagaaaagaaaatcataaaaGCCCTAATCATTGCAGCttttaagctttatttttaataagacaTTTGCTGGAGAATGATTATTCGAGAGCAGAGGTAATGAATCTCATCTGAAACACAGTTTTTCAAGGAGTTTCCTGTTGCTCGTGGCAAAATCCACAGATGGAAAGGGGAGATAGGGGCTGCACATTAACagactctccctctccctccggAGAGCTCCCAGCACCCAGTTCGGAGCTGcactctgctctgtgctgcccttTTCGTCAACATCCAGCACCCTCATGTTTGGACCTTTTTGTGAACGACCACACGAAGGCTCAGCAACAGCGATCCGAGCCCAAAAGTGCTTTTGAACCCTGGTCCAGCCTCCCCATGCTTTTTCACTGCTTTCCTGcatgttgggcttttttttttttcttcttctttttctttccataatgTACTTTCCTATTCTGCCTGCAAAGATGCTTCTAAATAGAAAAATCACAAGGGCGAGGGGTGTCAGCTACTCAGCCAGGCCCAACAAATCTGgagccagcaaggaaaaaaaaaaaaaagcaccaggcAGGGTAAATATTTCCCTGCAATTTTCTCATTGAGGTGCTCCCGGCACTGCCGAGCGAAACGCCGGAGCTTGCTGCACAGCGGCACCAAGCTCAGATGGTgtaaaaatagttataaatacAGTTGGGGCGGATTTTCCTTTTAGGCAGGCTTcggtttctctccctctccccctctgccctccatctGCGCCCACACACGAGCACACACAGATCTGTTCCGCCTGGGCTCGTCGGACCCAATCGCTCACTTATTA from Apteryx mantelli isolate bAptMan1 chromosome 19, bAptMan1.hap1, whole genome shotgun sequence encodes:
- the H3-3B gene encoding histone H3.3; translation: MARTKQTARKSTGGKAPRKQLATKAARKSAPSTGGVKKPHRYRPGTVALREIRRYQKSTELLIRKLPFQRLVREIAQDFKTDLRFQSAAIGALQEASEAYLVGLFEDTNLCAIHAKRVTIMPKDIQLARRIRGERA